The nucleotide sequence CCCATCCCAACTCCACATTCTGTTCATGGACAAGCGTGGGCACCCGGAGGCTCCTAGCGGCCAGAACCGCAGGCACCGAACCATAACCTCCAAAGCCAAGCACCGCGTCAGGACTCAGGGCACGCAGTATGCGCCGCGCCTCAAACAATCCACTTGTGAGAACCTGTCCCATCCGGCACACACGAATTGCAGGACCCTGCCCCCTGCACAAGGGAATGAAGCGCGCACCTCCTCTCCACCTTTGAATGACACGGTCAATGCGTTGCGGCGGTTCAGCCGCCACATAGACAATCTGAAGCCCAGGCCGCGCCTGCAAAACCGCTTGCCTGACTGCGAGCGCGGCAGTGAGGTGTCCTCCATATCCGGTCCCGGAAAATACCAGAGTTTTCACAGCTCAGTCCGGTGGAAATTCGTATTGCCACTGCCTGGCCACATTGAGCAGAAGACCCACACTGACAAGATTGAGCATAAGCGATGAACCCCCGTAGCTGAAAAACGGGAATGGGAGTCCCTTGGTAGGCATGGCCCCCACGCAAGCAGCCACATTGATCAAAGCGCGGATGGAAATCCAGGACACCAAACCCGCAGCCAATAGCCTTCCAAAAGGGTCCGTGGCCTTGAGTGCGATACGTCCGGCCAGAATCACAAAACTGACAAATAAGAGGAGGAGAATCCCCGTGCCCCACAAGCCCAATTCCTCCCCCGCAATGGAAAAGATAAAGTCCGTGTGCCCTGCGGGCAAGTAAAAGAGCTTTTGATTCCCCTGCCCGAGGCCCGTGCCCAAAAGCCCGCCTGAGGCCAAAGCAATATAGGATTGAATGATTTGATAGCCTGTGCCGCGCGGATCCGCCCAGGGATCCCAGAATGCGCGGATACGGTTCATGCGATAAGGCTCGACAACAATCATCAACACCACCAGGAGCAACCCAATCGCAAAAATCCGGATCAAGATCTTCAGGGGCATGCCTTCCAAATAGAACAGGATGAATCCCACAGCCCCCAGGGCCACGGCCGTGCCCAAGTCCGGTTGGCTTACCACAAGGATGAGGAAGATACAGAGAACGGCCAAGGCAGGACCAAAGCGCCGCAACGGCGTTTCCAGATTAGCGGCCTTGCGCGAGAGCACATCCGCCAGATAGAAAATAACGGCGAAACCCGCGAGCTCCGCCGGCTGCACGCCAAAAGGGCCCAAACGCAACCAGCGACGGGCTCCTCCGGCCTCAGTGGCCACACCCGGAATCTGCAAGACAAGCAGCAGTACCAAGCAGCCCAACAGCATGGGTTTGGCCAAACGCCTCAGCTGCCCGTACTCCACTGTCATCACACCCAGAGCCAGGCCCAGCCCCACGAGAATGGCGAGGAGCTGGCGCAGGAGAAAATGGCCTGTCCAGCCATAGGTCTGGTAGGAAATCACTGCGCTCGAGGAATAGACCATGACAACCCCATAGGCCAGCAGAGCTAATGTCACCGCAGCCAAGGCCAGGCGCGTCCTGCGCGCGGACTTGGCGCGGGCCCTCAGATCAGGGATCCATCCAGGGCTGTCACCGTCCGTCACTTCCTATGAAACCTCCGCCGTTATCTTCTCTTCCACGAGACGCTGGAAATGCCTGCCTCTTTCCTCATAACTTTCATAGGCGTCGAAGCTGGCGCAAGCAGGAGAAAGCAGAACCGTATCGCCGGGTAAGGCCAATTCACGCGCCCGCCACACTGCAAGATTCAAGTTGTGGAATATCTCAATGGGCACAGCCCCGCGAAGATCCCGTTCGATTTCCTCGGCTGCCTCTCCAAAGAGAAGGACCTGCTTGACCCGGTCCGCGAGCATCTCTTTCATCACACTGAAACGCAGCCCCTTATTGCGTCCGCCCATTAAGAGAATGGCCGGAGTCTCCACTGAACGCAACGCATGCAAAGTACTTCCCGGGTTGGTCGACTTGGAGTCATTGATCCACTCCACGCCGCGCGCAACGTTCAGGCGCTGCATACGGTGTTCGGGGCGCACAAATCCTTCCACACAGGAGTCCTCCCAGTCCTCGTCCATACCCAAGGCCCCGACAACTTCGCGCGCAACCAATTCAC is from Candidatus Omnitrophota bacterium and encodes:
- the ftsW gene encoding putative lipid II flippase FtsW; this encodes MTDGDSPGWIPDLRARAKSARRTRLALAAVTLALLAYGVVMVYSSSAVISYQTYGWTGHFLLRQLLAILVGLGLALGVMTVEYGQLRRLAKPMLLGCLVLLLVLQIPGVATEAGGARRWLRLGPFGVQPAELAGFAVIFYLADVLSRKAANLETPLRRFGPALAVLCIFLILVVSQPDLGTAVALGAVGFILFYLEGMPLKILIRIFAIGLLLVVLMIVVEPYRMNRIRAFWDPWADPRGTGYQIIQSYIALASGGLLGTGLGQGNQKLFYLPAGHTDFIFSIAGEELGLWGTGILLLLFVSFVILAGRIALKATDPFGRLLAAGLVSWISIRALINVAACVGAMPTKGLPFPFFSYGGSSLMLNLVSVGLLLNVARQWQYEFPPD